One window from the genome of Anopheles merus strain MAF chromosome 3R, AmerM5.1, whole genome shotgun sequence encodes:
- the LOC121595726 gene encoding protein brunelleschi isoform X2: MRSSVSYMLSQGPGDPIMAHPDYEQHHYHHGCLLILVRGIGSSKPRSLQRVFERVQRVNNVKIPDSTGTTRDIWVRYIRDHPVENNDWGDFQTHRRLLGLITVGKFEAQSELNELCRVHESLKVKYTHTLFDSRCLLFGPSTDELQKLQNGAGTNGTDGRPAGPPAIEKCFQTPSNFKSRAFFYPENDPCSNLETKISEFITSIYYILELKRMEKTREKLEKAPLLLAPFEKKDFVGLDLESRNNRKRCIGRMTKHLGDLTLQAGLVAESLHFFHAASETLRAISDSLWLGAANEGLCAASAILLYPNFRYTMSIQRNSSLQENSSSPQKFNLARNQLYTGSYNGDSSSTLKHKKSDMVINLSTSADAATVLGADKTSASSNSSASSISSSLSSGSAGSGTASGSSSDSGTLVNKAAAAAGSGLAPKFPANILQPDEITVRYRDAIINYSKYRNAGIIETEAALKAARICIEQGKNLDVAMFLQNVLYINLNMTEQQRVRRFEVLTDLYQKIGYNRKAAFCQRLAAWRHVAQSNSNPDWGQSYRLMLESFSGHKLSLEPNEVLENNMGWPVLQIDLLQQLVGTARRLGQSALATRHMTFLLQTMWKNLTPLEQREMALQLQNLSAQCEGAPVPLVLENGIVIPPANLTDLPHCTGLLVKDLPPHLRPVKIVVSKVDSGPFLFTPIHFSSLDRRGVERDDSKITFDWVQHDVCEVSLALTNPLPFELQVSDMRLLTTGVVFEAFPQTVTLQPNALTNVSLHGTSIECGELEIQGYSTHTLGVKSNCRLKHMLHRKERHLPPCYKVKVIPALPKLETKTSLPQTATFSGMPNADFVTTSASITLYNGERGECTITLTNASNIPIEYVDATFHSTLDASLQNRIFQLATDELQQKLPIQPNASIDFKLVIFGEADFLGALTAGPGQIGGYPLASNPDGMNSAGPQSLTVSHGGGAGPLALPGGGGPFLSGGSGNPSIPSRISSPTNTHRRNELLTSSFRSSHSGHSSLATLSVGISTGHVPRQLDAQLRFKYSGGEGLQEGFCRQCAISFNVELLPSAQITNWDVLSAEIPSQFYLVLDVVNLTAQEMSLNYTSNKTILIEAKESCRVPVPVQRCPLERIFAAVAEHQQQQHGHHLHHHHHHHHSSHHHQIHSIGSGSADHHTMPSILSGVAGTSTSDSSDLTERVCSEHISENVNLKWSLPGIDCHGTASLRGITLSPAMLDLVTVPPLEWEVKVDDQVVAPQSEVSCVTGQFLSFSISICNLSASVLHQVQLSVQFYQDYQNGVQNYRLETRVTMSGPNHILIPSLNKDEKAFHKCSVLFFTPGRFKADIQCRSLSSTLQPPATLLQRTDELGGPTAAPGPDSASHVWRFIPPIEITVLDQQ, translated from the exons ATGAGATCCTCGGTAAGCTACATGTTATCGCAAGGACCGGGAGATCCGATTATGGCGCATCCAGATTATGAGCAGCACCATTACCACCATGGTTGTTTGTTAATCCTGGTGCGAGGTATCGGTTCCTCGAAGCCACGGTCTTTGCAGCGCGTCTTCGAGCGGGTGCAGCGTGTTAACAACGTTAAAATACCTG ATTCGACGGGCACGACGAGAGATATCTGGGTGCGGTACATACGCGACCATCCGGTGGAAAACAACGACTGGGGCGACTTTCAGACGCACCGCCGGCTGCTCGGCCTCATTACGGTGGGCAAGTTCGAGGCGCAGAGCGAGCTGAACGAGCTGTGCCGGGTGCACGAATCGCTCAAGGTGAAGTACACGCACACGCTGTTCGATTCGCGCTGCCTGCTGTTCGGCCCGAGCACGGACGAGCTGCAGAAGCTACAGAATGGCGCGGGTACGAACGGAACGGACGGTCGGCCGGCCGGGCCGCCGGCCATCGAAAAGTGCTTCCAGACGCCGAGCAACTTCAAGAGCCGGGCGTTCTTCTACCCCGAGAACGATCCGTGCAGCAACCTGGAGACCAAGATTTCGGAGTTCATCACCTCCATCTACTACATACTGGAGCTGAAGCGGATGGAGAAGACGCGCGAGAAGCTGGAGAAggcaccgctgctgctcgCGCCGTTCGAGAAGAAAGATTTCGTCGGGCTCGATCTGGAGAGCCGCAACAACCGGAAGCGCTGCATCGGGCGCATGACGAAGCACCTGGGCGACCTGACGCTGCAGGCCGGCCTGGTGGCCGAGTCGCTCCACTTCTTTCACGCGGCCAGCGAAACCCTACGTGCCATAAGTGACTCGCTGTGGTTGGGCGCGGCGAACGAGGGCCTGTGCGCCGCGTCCGCCATACTGCTCTACCCGAACTTCCGCTACACCATGTCGATACAGCGCAACTCTAGTCTGCAGGAGAACTCGTCCTCTCCCCAGAAGTTTAACCTCGCCCGGAACCAGCTGTACACGGGCAGCTACAATGGCGACAGCTCCTCGACGCTGAAGCACAAAAAGTCGGACATGGTGATCAATTTAAGCACGTCGGCGGACGCGGCCACCGTGCTCGGGGCGGATAAAACGTCCGCCTCCTCCAACTCGTCCGCATCGTCGATCAGCTCGAGTCTGTCGTCGGGTTCGGCGGGCAGTGGGACAGCCAGTGGCTCCTCCTCGGACTCGGGCACGCTGGTGAAcaaggcggcggcggcggcaggcAGCGGGCTTGCGCCCAAGTTCCCGGCCAACATCCTGCAGCCGGACGAAATTACCGTACGCTATCGGGATGCCATCATCAACTACAGCAAGTACCGGAACGCGGGCATCATCGAGACGGAGGCAGCGCTCAAGGCGGCCCGCATCTGCATCGAGCAGGGCAAAAACCTGGACGTGGCCATGTTCCTGCAGAACGTGCTGTACATCAACCTGAACATGACCGAGCAGCAGCGGGTGCGGCGGTTCGAGGTGCTGACCGATCTCTACCAAAAGATTGGCTACAACCGCAAGGCGGCGTTCTGTCAGCGACTGGCCGCGTGGCGTCACGTCGCCCAAAGCAACAGCAATCCCGACTGGGGCCAAAGCTACCGGCTGATGCTGGAAAGCTTCTCCGGCCACAAGCTGTCGCTCGAGCCGAACGAGGTGCTGGAGAACAATATGGGCTGGCCGGTGCTGCAGATcgatctgctgcagcagctggtcGGGACGGCCCGGCGGCTCGGCCAGTCGGCTCTGGCGACGCGTCACATGACCTTTTTGCTGCAAACGATGTGGAAAAATCTGACGCCACTGGAGCAGCGGGAAATGGCGCTGCAGCTGCAAAACCTGAGCGCCCAGTGCGAGGGAGCGCCGGTGCCGCTGGTGCTCGAGAACGGCATCGTCATACCGCCGGCCAACCTCACCGACCTGCCGCACTGTACGGGGCTGCTGGTGAAGGATCTGCCACCGCACCTGCGGCCGGTCAAGATCGTCGTTAGCAAGGTGGACAGTGGGCCCTTCCTGTTCACGCCGATCCATTTCAGCTCGCTCGATCGGCGCGGTGTGGAGCGCGACGATAGCAAGATCACGTTCGACTGGGTGCAGCACGACGTGTGCGAGGTGAGCCTGGCGCTCACGAATCCGCTCCCGTTCGAGCTGCAGGTATCGGACATGCGGCTGCTCACGACGGGCGTTGTGTTTGAGGCGTTCCCGCAAACCGTCACGCTGCAGCCGAACGCACTCACGAACGTCTCCCTGCACGGTACGTCGATCGAGTGCGGCGAGCTGGAGATACAGGGCTACAGCACGCACACGCTGGGCGTGAAATCGAACTGCCGGCTGAAGCATATGCTGCACCGCAAGGAGCGCCATCTGCCACCGTGCTACAAGGTGAAGGTGATACCGGCGCTGCCGAAGCTGGAAACGAAGACGAGCCTGCCGCAGACGGCCACGTTTAGCGGCATGCCGAACGCGGACTTTGTCACCACCTCCGCCAGCATCACGCTCTACAACGGGGAGCGGGGCGAGTGCACGATTACGCTCACGAACGCCAGCAACATCCCGATCGAGTACGTGGATGCGACTTTCCACTCGACGCTGGACGCTTCGCTGCAGAATCGAATATTTCAGCTAGCGACGGACGAGCTGCAGCAGAAGCTACCGATTCAGCCGAACGCAAGCATCGATTTCAAGCTAGTTATCTTCGGGGAAGCGGATTTCCTGGGAGCGCTCACGGCCGGACCGGGCCAGATCGGGGGCTACCCGCTAGCAAGCAATCCGGACGGGATGAATAGTGCTGGGCCGCAGAGTTTAACCGTTTCGCACGGCGGAGGAGCCGGCCCGCTAGCACTGCCGGGCGGCGGTGGACCGTTCCTGTCCGGTGGTAGTGGCAATCCGAGTATACCGAGCCGCATTAGCTCACCCACGAACACGCACCGGAGGAATGAGCTGCTGACGTCGAGTTTTCGATCGTCCCACTCGGGCCATTCGTCGCTGGCCACGCTTAGCGTTGGCATCTCGACCGGGCATGTGCCGCGGCAGCTGGACGCCCAGCTCCGCTTCAAGTACTCGGGCGGGGAGGGACTGCAGGAAGGTTTCTGCCGGCAGTGTGCAATCTCGTTCAACGTGGAGCTGCTGCCGAGCGCACAGATCACCAACTGGGACGTGCTGTCGGCGGAAAT ACCATCCCAGTTCTATCTGGTGCTGGACGTGGTGAACCTAACGGCGCAAGAGATGTCCCTCAACTATACCTCCAACAAAACAATACTCATCGAGGCGAAGGAAAGCTGCCGCGTGCCCGTCCCGGTGCAGCGATGCCCGCTCGAGCGCATTTTTGCCGCGGTTGCggagcatcagcagcaacagcacggtCATCACctgcaccaccatcaccatcatcaccatagTTCGCACCATCATCAGATCCATTCGATCGGTAGCGGTTCGGCGGACCATCACACCATGCCAAGTATTCTGAGCGGCGTTGCCGGTACGAGCACAAGCGACAGCTCCGACCTGACGGAGCGCGTCTGCTCCGAGCACATTTCGGAGAATGTGAATCTAAAATGGTCCCTGCCGGGGATCGACTGCCACGGGACGGCTTCGCTGCGCGGTATTACGCTGTCCCCGGCCATGCTTGATTTGGTGACCGTTCCTCCGCTCGAGTGGG AGGTCAAAGTGGACGATCAGGTGGTGGCCCCACAGTCGGAGGTTTCGTGCGTGACCGGCCAGTTTCTTAGCTTTAGTATTAGCATCTGCAATCTGTCGGCGTCGGTGCTGCATCAGGTGCAGCTGTCGGTGCAGTTCTATCAGGATTATCAGAACGGTGTTCAAAACTATCGGCTTGAAACGCGCGTCACAATGTCCGGCCCAAACCA CATACTCATTCCATCGCTTAACAAAGACGAAAAAGCGTTCCACAAGTGCTCGGTACTGTTCTTCACGCCCGGCCGGTTCAAGGCGGACATTCAGTGCCGCTCGCTCAGCTCGACCCTACAGCCGCCGGCCACCCTACTACAGCGGACGGATGAGCTTGGCGGGCCGACGGCAGCACCGGGCCCGGACAGTGCATCACACGTGTGGCGGTTTATTCCACCGATTGAAATAACCGTCCTCGATCAGCAGTAG
- the LOC121595726 gene encoding protein brunelleschi isoform X1 yields MRSSVSYMLSQGPGDPIMAHPDYEQHHYHHGCLLILVRGIGSSKPRSLQRVFERVQRVNNVKIPADSTGTTRDIWVRYIRDHPVENNDWGDFQTHRRLLGLITVGKFEAQSELNELCRVHESLKVKYTHTLFDSRCLLFGPSTDELQKLQNGAGTNGTDGRPAGPPAIEKCFQTPSNFKSRAFFYPENDPCSNLETKISEFITSIYYILELKRMEKTREKLEKAPLLLAPFEKKDFVGLDLESRNNRKRCIGRMTKHLGDLTLQAGLVAESLHFFHAASETLRAISDSLWLGAANEGLCAASAILLYPNFRYTMSIQRNSSLQENSSSPQKFNLARNQLYTGSYNGDSSSTLKHKKSDMVINLSTSADAATVLGADKTSASSNSSASSISSSLSSGSAGSGTASGSSSDSGTLVNKAAAAAGSGLAPKFPANILQPDEITVRYRDAIINYSKYRNAGIIETEAALKAARICIEQGKNLDVAMFLQNVLYINLNMTEQQRVRRFEVLTDLYQKIGYNRKAAFCQRLAAWRHVAQSNSNPDWGQSYRLMLESFSGHKLSLEPNEVLENNMGWPVLQIDLLQQLVGTARRLGQSALATRHMTFLLQTMWKNLTPLEQREMALQLQNLSAQCEGAPVPLVLENGIVIPPANLTDLPHCTGLLVKDLPPHLRPVKIVVSKVDSGPFLFTPIHFSSLDRRGVERDDSKITFDWVQHDVCEVSLALTNPLPFELQVSDMRLLTTGVVFEAFPQTVTLQPNALTNVSLHGTSIECGELEIQGYSTHTLGVKSNCRLKHMLHRKERHLPPCYKVKVIPALPKLETKTSLPQTATFSGMPNADFVTTSASITLYNGERGECTITLTNASNIPIEYVDATFHSTLDASLQNRIFQLATDELQQKLPIQPNASIDFKLVIFGEADFLGALTAGPGQIGGYPLASNPDGMNSAGPQSLTVSHGGGAGPLALPGGGGPFLSGGSGNPSIPSRISSPTNTHRRNELLTSSFRSSHSGHSSLATLSVGISTGHVPRQLDAQLRFKYSGGEGLQEGFCRQCAISFNVELLPSAQITNWDVLSAEIPSQFYLVLDVVNLTAQEMSLNYTSNKTILIEAKESCRVPVPVQRCPLERIFAAVAEHQQQQHGHHLHHHHHHHHSSHHHQIHSIGSGSADHHTMPSILSGVAGTSTSDSSDLTERVCSEHISENVNLKWSLPGIDCHGTASLRGITLSPAMLDLVTVPPLEWEVKVDDQVVAPQSEVSCVTGQFLSFSISICNLSASVLHQVQLSVQFYQDYQNGVQNYRLETRVTMSGPNHILIPSLNKDEKAFHKCSVLFFTPGRFKADIQCRSLSSTLQPPATLLQRTDELGGPTAAPGPDSASHVWRFIPPIEITVLDQQ; encoded by the exons ATGAGATCCTCGGTAAGCTACATGTTATCGCAAGGACCGGGAGATCCGATTATGGCGCATCCAGATTATGAGCAGCACCATTACCACCATGGTTGTTTGTTAATCCTGGTGCGAGGTATCGGTTCCTCGAAGCCACGGTCTTTGCAGCGCGTCTTCGAGCGGGTGCAGCGTGTTAACAACGTTAAAATACCTG CAGATTCGACGGGCACGACGAGAGATATCTGGGTGCGGTACATACGCGACCATCCGGTGGAAAACAACGACTGGGGCGACTTTCAGACGCACCGCCGGCTGCTCGGCCTCATTACGGTGGGCAAGTTCGAGGCGCAGAGCGAGCTGAACGAGCTGTGCCGGGTGCACGAATCGCTCAAGGTGAAGTACACGCACACGCTGTTCGATTCGCGCTGCCTGCTGTTCGGCCCGAGCACGGACGAGCTGCAGAAGCTACAGAATGGCGCGGGTACGAACGGAACGGACGGTCGGCCGGCCGGGCCGCCGGCCATCGAAAAGTGCTTCCAGACGCCGAGCAACTTCAAGAGCCGGGCGTTCTTCTACCCCGAGAACGATCCGTGCAGCAACCTGGAGACCAAGATTTCGGAGTTCATCACCTCCATCTACTACATACTGGAGCTGAAGCGGATGGAGAAGACGCGCGAGAAGCTGGAGAAggcaccgctgctgctcgCGCCGTTCGAGAAGAAAGATTTCGTCGGGCTCGATCTGGAGAGCCGCAACAACCGGAAGCGCTGCATCGGGCGCATGACGAAGCACCTGGGCGACCTGACGCTGCAGGCCGGCCTGGTGGCCGAGTCGCTCCACTTCTTTCACGCGGCCAGCGAAACCCTACGTGCCATAAGTGACTCGCTGTGGTTGGGCGCGGCGAACGAGGGCCTGTGCGCCGCGTCCGCCATACTGCTCTACCCGAACTTCCGCTACACCATGTCGATACAGCGCAACTCTAGTCTGCAGGAGAACTCGTCCTCTCCCCAGAAGTTTAACCTCGCCCGGAACCAGCTGTACACGGGCAGCTACAATGGCGACAGCTCCTCGACGCTGAAGCACAAAAAGTCGGACATGGTGATCAATTTAAGCACGTCGGCGGACGCGGCCACCGTGCTCGGGGCGGATAAAACGTCCGCCTCCTCCAACTCGTCCGCATCGTCGATCAGCTCGAGTCTGTCGTCGGGTTCGGCGGGCAGTGGGACAGCCAGTGGCTCCTCCTCGGACTCGGGCACGCTGGTGAAcaaggcggcggcggcggcaggcAGCGGGCTTGCGCCCAAGTTCCCGGCCAACATCCTGCAGCCGGACGAAATTACCGTACGCTATCGGGATGCCATCATCAACTACAGCAAGTACCGGAACGCGGGCATCATCGAGACGGAGGCAGCGCTCAAGGCGGCCCGCATCTGCATCGAGCAGGGCAAAAACCTGGACGTGGCCATGTTCCTGCAGAACGTGCTGTACATCAACCTGAACATGACCGAGCAGCAGCGGGTGCGGCGGTTCGAGGTGCTGACCGATCTCTACCAAAAGATTGGCTACAACCGCAAGGCGGCGTTCTGTCAGCGACTGGCCGCGTGGCGTCACGTCGCCCAAAGCAACAGCAATCCCGACTGGGGCCAAAGCTACCGGCTGATGCTGGAAAGCTTCTCCGGCCACAAGCTGTCGCTCGAGCCGAACGAGGTGCTGGAGAACAATATGGGCTGGCCGGTGCTGCAGATcgatctgctgcagcagctggtcGGGACGGCCCGGCGGCTCGGCCAGTCGGCTCTGGCGACGCGTCACATGACCTTTTTGCTGCAAACGATGTGGAAAAATCTGACGCCACTGGAGCAGCGGGAAATGGCGCTGCAGCTGCAAAACCTGAGCGCCCAGTGCGAGGGAGCGCCGGTGCCGCTGGTGCTCGAGAACGGCATCGTCATACCGCCGGCCAACCTCACCGACCTGCCGCACTGTACGGGGCTGCTGGTGAAGGATCTGCCACCGCACCTGCGGCCGGTCAAGATCGTCGTTAGCAAGGTGGACAGTGGGCCCTTCCTGTTCACGCCGATCCATTTCAGCTCGCTCGATCGGCGCGGTGTGGAGCGCGACGATAGCAAGATCACGTTCGACTGGGTGCAGCACGACGTGTGCGAGGTGAGCCTGGCGCTCACGAATCCGCTCCCGTTCGAGCTGCAGGTATCGGACATGCGGCTGCTCACGACGGGCGTTGTGTTTGAGGCGTTCCCGCAAACCGTCACGCTGCAGCCGAACGCACTCACGAACGTCTCCCTGCACGGTACGTCGATCGAGTGCGGCGAGCTGGAGATACAGGGCTACAGCACGCACACGCTGGGCGTGAAATCGAACTGCCGGCTGAAGCATATGCTGCACCGCAAGGAGCGCCATCTGCCACCGTGCTACAAGGTGAAGGTGATACCGGCGCTGCCGAAGCTGGAAACGAAGACGAGCCTGCCGCAGACGGCCACGTTTAGCGGCATGCCGAACGCGGACTTTGTCACCACCTCCGCCAGCATCACGCTCTACAACGGGGAGCGGGGCGAGTGCACGATTACGCTCACGAACGCCAGCAACATCCCGATCGAGTACGTGGATGCGACTTTCCACTCGACGCTGGACGCTTCGCTGCAGAATCGAATATTTCAGCTAGCGACGGACGAGCTGCAGCAGAAGCTACCGATTCAGCCGAACGCAAGCATCGATTTCAAGCTAGTTATCTTCGGGGAAGCGGATTTCCTGGGAGCGCTCACGGCCGGACCGGGCCAGATCGGGGGCTACCCGCTAGCAAGCAATCCGGACGGGATGAATAGTGCTGGGCCGCAGAGTTTAACCGTTTCGCACGGCGGAGGAGCCGGCCCGCTAGCACTGCCGGGCGGCGGTGGACCGTTCCTGTCCGGTGGTAGTGGCAATCCGAGTATACCGAGCCGCATTAGCTCACCCACGAACACGCACCGGAGGAATGAGCTGCTGACGTCGAGTTTTCGATCGTCCCACTCGGGCCATTCGTCGCTGGCCACGCTTAGCGTTGGCATCTCGACCGGGCATGTGCCGCGGCAGCTGGACGCCCAGCTCCGCTTCAAGTACTCGGGCGGGGAGGGACTGCAGGAAGGTTTCTGCCGGCAGTGTGCAATCTCGTTCAACGTGGAGCTGCTGCCGAGCGCACAGATCACCAACTGGGACGTGCTGTCGGCGGAAAT ACCATCCCAGTTCTATCTGGTGCTGGACGTGGTGAACCTAACGGCGCAAGAGATGTCCCTCAACTATACCTCCAACAAAACAATACTCATCGAGGCGAAGGAAAGCTGCCGCGTGCCCGTCCCGGTGCAGCGATGCCCGCTCGAGCGCATTTTTGCCGCGGTTGCggagcatcagcagcaacagcacggtCATCACctgcaccaccatcaccatcatcaccatagTTCGCACCATCATCAGATCCATTCGATCGGTAGCGGTTCGGCGGACCATCACACCATGCCAAGTATTCTGAGCGGCGTTGCCGGTACGAGCACAAGCGACAGCTCCGACCTGACGGAGCGCGTCTGCTCCGAGCACATTTCGGAGAATGTGAATCTAAAATGGTCCCTGCCGGGGATCGACTGCCACGGGACGGCTTCGCTGCGCGGTATTACGCTGTCCCCGGCCATGCTTGATTTGGTGACCGTTCCTCCGCTCGAGTGGG AGGTCAAAGTGGACGATCAGGTGGTGGCCCCACAGTCGGAGGTTTCGTGCGTGACCGGCCAGTTTCTTAGCTTTAGTATTAGCATCTGCAATCTGTCGGCGTCGGTGCTGCATCAGGTGCAGCTGTCGGTGCAGTTCTATCAGGATTATCAGAACGGTGTTCAAAACTATCGGCTTGAAACGCGCGTCACAATGTCCGGCCCAAACCA CATACTCATTCCATCGCTTAACAAAGACGAAAAAGCGTTCCACAAGTGCTCGGTACTGTTCTTCACGCCCGGCCGGTTCAAGGCGGACATTCAGTGCCGCTCGCTCAGCTCGACCCTACAGCCGCCGGCCACCCTACTACAGCGGACGGATGAGCTTGGCGGGCCGACGGCAGCACCGGGCCCGGACAGTGCATCACACGTGTGGCGGTTTATTCCACCGATTGAAATAACCGTCCTCGATCAGCAGTAG